The genomic interval CCCGGTGACGGTGAGGAGTCGTCCGTCCGGAGAGAACCCGGAAACGAAGAGCCCATCCTTGATGACGACCTCCTTGAGGAGCTTGCCTGTCGCGACGTCGTGCAACAGGACCTTGTCTTCCCCAAGCTGGAGCCGCGCGGACATCTTGAAGTCTGGCGAGAGGGCACCGCCATTGAGTTGCTGGAGCTCCTGTCCGGTGGCCAGGTCAAGGATGGACGAGTCCACGCGAATCCGTCCCAGGTCCGGGCTGAACTGGACGTGCCAGGGATACTGGATGGGGGGCGCCGCGACGGGACTCAGGTCCGAGGTCTTCCAGATGCTCAGGACGTTGTCCGCGGTGGTCGCGAGAAGTGAACCGTCCGGGGAGAACGTCACATCCCCGGTCATGCTCGGCCCCAGTGAGAGGGTCCGCGTCGTTTCCGGGGCCAGGAGGGAGTGGATGAGGACCTGGTTCCCTCCGTCGACGCAGAGCTGCCCCGTGCCATTGCAGCCGAAGTGGCTCACCCCCATGTCGGCCAGAAGCTCCGTGTTGTCCTGGCTGAACGCGAGACGGCTCGGAGAGGTTGCTCGCCGGGGAAAGACGTGCAGCTTCGTCCAGTCCGAGGTGCGGTAGACCGTGACTCCCGCCTCCGCTCCTTCCGCGTAGAGGCTGCCATCCGCGGAGAAGGTGCTCGTCCCCAGAATCAGGGAGGTCTCCATGGGCTTGACCACCGAGGTGGTGGCCACGTCCACCACCTGTCCTCCGGAAGCCAGAAGTCTTCCATCCGAGGACCAGGAAAGCTGCCGGCCGGAGAGAGACAGGCGTCGCTGCTCGGAGGCGTCTGGAGCGCGGACGAGCCTCACGCCATGGGTCAGGGCGACGGCCAGGGAGGTTCCATCCGGAGCGAAGGCCAGTGACTGGACAATCTGTTCGTACGACTGGCTCCACGTCCCCTGGAGGCTTCCGTCCGTCATGCTCCAGATGCGCACGATGGCAACGTCCTTGTTCGCCGCGTCAAACCCACCCGTGGCGAGCAGCGCGCCATCGGGCGAGATAGCCAGCGCCGTCGTCCGGTCCGAATGCGGATGCTTGAAGGTGCGGACCGGCGTCAGGTCCGGGAAGCTCCACACGCGCGCCTCCGTGCGGTTGGCCGCGACGAGGAGGCGGCCATCCTTGGAGAACGCCACGCCCACCTGCTGGCCTGGCAGGTCCCAGAGGGTGTTCAGCCGCGTTCCATCCGCGTACCGGTAGAGGACGAGCTGGCCGGACAGTGTGGCCGCGGCCAGCACGGTGCCGTCAGGAGACAACGCGGACTCGGCCAGGGCTCCGGCCCCGATGGCGCCGCAGGGCCGGAACGGGGCGGCGCTCGACACGGGGGGCTCGGAAGGCTCTTCGGGCCCGCTGGCTTTCGAGCACGCCCCGAGAACCGTCAGGGAGAGGACCGCGGCGATGCCGATACGTCTCAACGAGCTGCTCCTGGATGAGGACCTGGCGGCGGAGGCTCCACTGTTTCCAGCCTCAGGACAAGCAACTCCCAGGAGCAGCCCGAATCACGGCCGTCACCGCGAACTACTTGCTCGAGGCCTTGGCCGCGTCGCCCGCGCCATCCACCGGAGGCGGAGCGCAGTTGGCCGCCCCAGCCGTGCGCACGAGCCGGCCGGGCACGGGCGCCACCAGCGGCTTGCCGCGCGCCTTCCAGTGCTCGATGAGCCCGTCGCGCAGCGTGAGCGTCTGCCGCTCACCCAGGTCGATGCTCTCGGGGGCCAGCGTCTTGAGCACCTCGTCCAGTCCGCCACCGCCCCGCGCCAGGAAGTCCGGCATGGCCACCCGGAAGCGCTTGTTGGCCGGAAGCGGCTTCCCATTCGCCAGCGTGACGGAGGCGAGCCGCGACACGCCATTGCACGTCTCGACGCGCACCTTCAGCCCGGACACCTGGTAGATGCCCTTGCGTGCATAGGCCGACTCCAGCAGCCGCCGCAGCTCGTCCTTCGACACGGTGAGCACGGCGATGGTGTTGTCGAAGGGCAGCACCTCGAAGAGCGTGCCGTAGGTGAGCTCACCCGCGGGCAGCTCCGCGCGCAGGCCTCCGCTGTTGAGCAGGGCGATGTCCGCCTTCGTGAGCTCACGCAGCGCGTCCGACAGCACGCTCCCCAGCGGGCTCTCCGCCTCGTAGTTGCGCGTCAGCGCCGCCGGAACCCGCACGCCCAACGGCCGGCGCTGCATCTCCTCCACCTGGGCGAGCGCCTGGGTGAGCTGCGCATCCATCGCCGCGTCGACGACCACGGGCTGGCCCCGGAAGGTGGCCGGCACCAGCTCGACCTGCTTGGTGTCCTTCAGCTTGCGCTCGTCACACGTGCCCACCGCGGCGTCCACGCGCGCGCACACCGGGATGGAGCCCTCCAGCCGGGTCCGCTCGGGCAGCACCTTGCGCGTCACCGGGTCCACGTAGAGCTCCACCAACCCGAAGGCGCGGCCCTTGCCCGACGTCTCGATGACCGGTGTGCCGTGGATGAAGTGGCCCACGGGTTGATGCGTGTGCCCGGCCACCACCGCATCCAGCGTCCCCTCGGGAAGCGCCTCCAAGAGCTCCACCATCTCGCTGTCCCCGCGGTCGCACGAGGACGCATCGCGCGGGTTGTCGTGCCGCTTGCACACCGCTCCGGCATGCGCCACCGCGACCACCACCTCGGCCCCTCGCGCGCGCAGGCCCTTCGCCGCGGCGAGCGCCACCGGCGCCATGGGCGCGAAGCGCAGGCTCTCCACATTCACGGGGTTGGTCACCTGCGGCGTGTGGGGCGTGGCCAGCCCAAGGATGCCGATGCGCACCCCGCGCCGCTCCACCAGGAGCGTGCCGTCATTGCCCAGCCACGTGGGCACCACGCCCGTCTGGCTGTCGGAGACGTTGACGCCCATCACCGGGAAGCGCGCCTGCGCGATGCGGGCCTTGAGCGCGCCGAACGGGTCGTCCCCGTCGAGCCCCACCGAGCGCGGCCCCACCGGCCCGAAGTCGAACTCGTGATTGCCCAGCGCGGTGGCCACGTAGCCCAGGGTGTTCATCGCGTCGATGACCACCGCCCCCTCGGTGAGGTTGGAGGCGAGCGTGCCCTGGAACATGTCTCCTCCGTCGAGGAGCAGCACGCCGTCGGGGTTCTCCGCCCGCAGGATGCTCAGGTAGCCCGCGAACGCGGCCAGTCCGCCTTGCTCCACCGCCGCGCCGTTGGGCAGCGTGGCGCGGGAGGACATCACCCAGCCGTGCAAATCATTGGTCCCCACCACCGTGATGCGAAGGGGCTCCGGCGCGGCGGGCGCGGCGCTCGCGGCCGGCGGCACCTGGGGAGCGGCCTCGGGCGCGGGCGGCGCGGAGGCACAGGCGGCGAGGAGGGCGGACAACAACCCGAAACGGAGAGGACGCGTGGAGGAAGGCACACGCCCGTCTAGAACGGTGTCGCCGCTGGATTCAAGGGCCCTCGCTTCCGGCGCTCAGCGGACCGGAAGCGAGGGCCACGTGAGGCAATGTGGCTAGTTGCGCACGCGCAGCAGCAACTCAGCCTGCATCGGGCTGCGGCGGCTGGTCGCCGTGCCGAAGCGGTTGTTGGTGGCGCGCCACTGCTCCTGCACGAACGTGACGTCGCTGTTGTTCAGGACGTTGAAGAGGATGAGCGTGAGCTCCATCTTCGTCTCCTGCGTCTTCACGATGCGGTTCAGGTCGTAGCGGGCCTGGACATCGAACAGGAACTGGCTGGGCTGGCGCAGCTCGGAGACAGCAGACGGGTCGTTGAAGTCCGGCAGGCCGTTGCCCGTGTTGTAGGCGTGGCCGGTGCCGCGCGGCGAGCGAACCACGCGCTGCCGGTCCACCGCGCCCTCCTGGAACATCCACATGGGCGCGCCCGTGCGGTAGTTGAAGCGCACGCCGAAATCGAGGCCGAACGTCGTGGTGTAGCCGACGGCGCCCTTGATGGTGTGGCGGATGTCCTCGGGGGACGGGCCCTCGAAGAAGCGCTTGAAGCGCGGGTTGGCGCCGTAGCCGTCGAAGTAGTCGCCCACCGTGCCGTTGCTGAAGCCCAGGGTGTAGCTGGCCAGCAGGTCCCACGGGCCCGTGCGGCCCTGCGCCCACAGGTCCACGCCCTTGTAGTCACGCCAGGCGGAGTCCGGGTTGTGAATCTTCACCACCGTGTGCGGCACGTTGTCCACGTAGCCAATCACGCGCTGACCGGACGGGTCCCAGATGCGGTTGATCTCCTCGTCCACCCACATGTTGTTGTACTTGCGGTAGGTCAGGTCGGTGCCGATGACGGCCCCCTCGCTGATGGCGTGGTGCAGGCCGAACGACAGCTCATCCACGCTCGGCGGCGTGTGGCTGCTCTTGTCGAAGAAGCGGCCAGACGCACCACCGGAGATGCTGCACTGCGCGTTGCCCACCGTGTCCGGCGTACAGTCCGCGAACGCGCCGCCCGCGAAGGTGGAGCGCACCTGGAGCAGCTCCGGGTTGGCGTGCTGCGCGATGAAGACGTCGCCGACCTCGTTGGAGCGGCCGTAGTGCGCCTTCACCAGCGTGCTGCGGTTGCCGAAGATGTCGTACGTCGCCGACACGCGGGGGCCAATGCCCACCAGGTTGGTGATGAACTGGTTGTTGTCGCCGTACAGCCGGCCCACGTCCGCGCGCAGACCCGCGACCAGCGTCAGGTAGCGGTTGACGTTCCAGCGGTCCTGGATGAAAGCGCCGGTGGTCAGCACCGAGGCCTCGGTGCTCAGCGGCGCCTGGACGCCGTCGCTGTTGTAGAAGTCGATGCGCTCGTTGCAGTACTGGAACGTCGCCGGGTCATCCGGGTTGCACTCGCCGTTGCGGTCGTTGAAGCGGCGGTTGCCAATCACCTGCGCCGTCTTGTCGCCGCTCAGGTAGCTCACCTGCACGCCCGCCTTCATCTGGTGGTTCTTCACCTTGAAGAGCAGCGTGGGGTCGAACTGGAAGCGCATGCGCTCTTCCGTCACCAGGTTGCCCACTTCGTTGCGCAGCGCGCCGGCGTTCCGGTACGTCGTGCTGTTGTAGATGTGGGCGATGTCCTGCGAGTCCTCGTTCATCGGACCGTTCCAGATGTCCTTGTAGGTGATACCGGTCTGGAGCTGGAACAGGACGTTCTCGGTGAAGCTGCGGTCGTAGTTGACGATGGTGAAGAAGCCACCGCGGTCAATCTGCGTCTCCGCCTCGCGGGAGGCGAACGTCGAGGAGACCTGGTTGGTGATGGTGTTGTTGTCGTAGTTGAACGCCAGGGACACGCGGTCCTTCGGCGTGGGCTGCCAGGTGAGCTTCAGGCGGGCCAGGCGCGTCTCGGTGTTGGACGGGCGGTTCTCCTCGCCCAGCGGCGTCTCGCGCTTGGAGAAGTTCCACTGACCGGAGAAGTAGAACCACAGCTTGTCCTTGATGATGGGGCCGCCCACGCCGACCAGCGGGCTGTAGAAGGCCGTCTCGGACAGCGGCACCTCGTTCTGCGTGTAGTTGGCCACGTTGGGGCTCTGGTTGGCCGCGCCCCGGTACTTCGCGTTGGCCCACGCCGGCGACAGAATCATCGTCACGTCGTAGGTGAACTTGTTGGAGCCGCTCTTGCTGACGACGTTCTCGATGAGACCCAGCGAGTTGTACTGGGCATCCAGGCCACCCGTGATGACCTCGAAGTTCTCCACCGCGTAGAAGCTCATCGGCGAGCTGATGCTGCCGTCCACCACGTCGGACGTGTCCATGCCGTCGATGTAGAACTTGCCGTAGCGCGACAGGCCGGCGCGGAGGCTGGGGGCGTTGCCCTGGCCCACGCCCGCGACCAGCTGCGGCATGGCCTGCACCTGGGTGAAGACAGGCGAGGTGGCCGCCTTCTCCGCCGTCATCACCGCGCCCGTCTGCGCCGAGTCCGGGTTGATGATGGGGTTGACCTTCTCGACAATCTCGTAGGTGGCCACCGCCTGCGTCTCGGTGAACACCTCGAGCTTCACGTCCACCTGCGTGGCCTGGCCCAGCAGGACGGTGATGCCCGTCTTCTTGATGGGGGTGAAGCCGGGGACGTTGACCTCGAGGACATAGCCCTCGCCCGGGGGCAGGGTGTCGAACTCGAAGCGGCCGTCCTCGCCGCTGGTGCGCGACAGGGGCTGCTGCAGCGCCGGGCCGCTCACGGTGAGGGGCACTTCGGCGAGCGCGGCGCCCGTCGGGTCATAGACGTAACCGGCCATGCGGCCGTAGTTCTGACCGGCGGCGAGCGCGGTGACGGGGAGGGCCGCGACGAGCGCGACCAGCAGCAGCGCGAACGCGCCGCCGCCACGGACGAAGGGAGTCTTCATGGAAGGGCTTTGGGCAGGGGAATGGGTGGCGCTCACAGGGGGCTCCCCACGACGAAGAGCACGCCGGCGTAGCGATTGACGGTGGCGAGGTCGAGCTCGGTCGACGCGCACGCGTCGACGCACAGGCCCGTGTAGCTGGAGGCGGGCTTCGCGGCGGTCGCGGTGAACGTGCGCAGGCGCACCACCGGCGACCAGGCCTCGTCGCCCGGGGTGGCGGCGAACAGGTAGACGGGCGTCTCCGTGGCGGGCGCGCCCGTCGGCGGGCTCACCAGCACGCCGTCCATCACCTTCACGTTGCCGGTGGCGTCCACGGGCACCGGGCCACCGTCCAGGTAGGCCAGCTGCAGGCCGCGGTACCAGCCGCCCTTGGAGGTGAAGGCGGAGTCGGCGCGCAGCGGGTTGAGGTTCGCGGAGACATCAATGATTGCGCGCATGGCAATCGTGGTGCCTTCCTCGGCGGCGCCACCGAAGGCGCCCTTGTTGAGCGAGGCGAGGTCCTTGATGGCGTTGCACTGCTGACCACCCGTGCCCGCCCAGCGCGTCACCTTCATCAGGGGCAGGACGTGCGGCGTGGTGTTGCCCGTGACGGGCAGCGGCAGCGCGCTGAAGAGCGGCCACTGCTCGGTCTCCGGGTAGCTGTCGTTGCGGAAGTCGAAGACAGGCTTGCCCGTCTTGCAGCCCTCGAAGTCGTACGTGTTCGCCACCACGCGGCTGGCGGGCAGGAACGGCCGGCCGGCCTCGTCCACGGGGACGCCCGAGTTGGTGATGTTGCCCTTGTCATCCTTCCGCTCGGTGGGGACCTGACCCAGGTTGTAGAAGGGCACGTTGGTGCCCTTCACCCGGGCCGTCGCGGGACGGTAGTTGCCGCTGGTCGGCCGGAACTTCGCGTCCAGATTCGAGGCGTCGATGACACCCTGGTACTTGTCGCCGACCTCGTCGGTCGACTCACCACACGCAACAACACTCAGGGCGGCGGCGAGCCCGAGTGCGCACTTCATCTTTGTCTGCACGGAAATACCTCTGGGTAGGGGACGAGGTGGCGGCCCTCTACCACGACTATCCTGTCCACTGGTATTGCTTGGGTGTCTTCTATGTGACACCCCAATCGTTCTGCTTATGCAGTAGAATTACACCCAGGGGTCATTCTTTTCCGGCTTGTGCTATGGCGTGGCTCGGCATGTTCGCGCAGCAGCACACCGACCCTCCCTCTCGCATCCTAGGCTTCGCCGCCTTCTCCATTGCCGTTCACGTTGGAGTCGCGGCGGCGCTGGGGTGGATTCTCAAACCCATGGTCGTCGAGGCGGAGGTGCCCATCGACGTGGTGCTCAGCCTCGTGAAGGCGCCGCCCCCGCCTCCTCCGCCCCCGCCTCCTCCCGCGGCGCGCAAGACGACGCCCCGGACGGTGGAGAAGAAGCCCAAGACGGAGCTGCGTCAGCCGGTGGAGGTCAAACCGGTGGTCGAGCAGAAGCCGCTCGAGCCGGAACCGGAGCCCGAGGCGCCGGAGCCCGAGGCCCCCGTGGAGGGGGGAGTCGAGGGAGGCGTGGAGGGCGGCGTGGCCGGGGGTGTGGTGGGCGGAGTGGTGGGAGGCGTCGTGGGTGGGGTGGTGGGTGGGACGGTGTCGGAGCCCGTGAAGCCCAAGAACGTGCCGCCCTTCGTCATCCAGCGTGACGTGGTGCGGCAGTCGCCGCCGAAGCTGTCCGAGGTGTTCAAGCAGTCCCACCGCGGCCAGACGCTCCAGGGCATCTACAAGGTGTGTGTCGCCACCAACGGCAGCGTGTACGAGGTGACGCCGGTGAAGTCGGTGCCCGGCGCGGATGACGACATCATCCAGGGACTCAAGGCAGGCTGGGAGTACAAGCCGCAGAAGGTCCCGGTGTGCTTCCTCTACAACATCCCTATCACCATCCAGTAGTTCGGGTTCCGGGGCACGGCGGCTCTGGCCGTGCCTCCGTGACGCGGTCGTGACTCAGAGCGCGGAGAAGACGTCGCCGAGCGTGGCGAGCATCGCCTCTGAGTTCCGCAGCCGGAACGTCGCGTCGGTGATGTGCGCGGATTCGATGCGGTCGACGCGCAGCATGCGCACCGCGCCTCGCAGGTGGTCCCAGACGAGCAGGAACCAGGCGGGCCAGCTGAGCAGCAGGTAGTGCGGCTCCACGACGCGCACCGTGCTGACGTCATTCGTGCGGTAGGTCAGCTCCAGCGCGCGCTGCTCGAAGAACGCCTCCTGGATGGGGCGGAGCACCGTGGCGGCCGGAGACATCCAGCTCGCCGCGACGTTCCTCGAGCCCGGGCCGACGAGAATCCTCCGGCGCAGGCCGTTCACCCGGGCGCGTTCCTCGGGCGGGAACGATGCGGACAGCTTCTGTCTCAACGTCTTGACGGTCGACAGCAGCAGCGGGGAGTGGAGCTGCTCCGCGAGCGCCAGCGCGAGCAGCAGGTCGAGGAGCTCGTGGGCGTCGAGCTGGACGCGGCCCAGCCCCGTCCTCGGCGGCACACGCACGCCGCCTCCTCGCCCCGCGTCGGACTCGATGGGGACGCCCCGTGCCTCGAGCCGGGCCAGGTCCCTGCGGACGGTCCGCAGGCAGACGCCCAGCTCCTCCGCCAATTCGGGCGCGGTCCACGAAGGACGCGAGGCGAGCAGGCCCAGGACCCGGTCCAGCCGGTCGGTGACGGGTTCGCGTTTCAAAGGTGACTCATTTTGTCACCTTTTCGAGAGAGTGTCTCCGGGTCGCGAACGAACGCGGCCAGAACACGAGAGACAGCCATGACCTTCTTGCGCGGAATGAGCACCATCAGCCTCTGGGCGAACGACCTTCCGGCGGCGACCCGTTGGTACTCGGAGTTGCTGGGCGTGGAGCCCTACTTCAGCAGCGAGGCCGTGGGCCTGGGGCCGGGTTACGTCGAGTACCGCCTCGGCGACTACCAGCACGAGTTGGGCATCATCGACCGCAAGTTCGCCCCTCCCGGGCTGGGCGGGGAGCCGGGCGGCGTGGTGGTCTACTGGCACGTGGATGACGTCGCCGCGGCGCTCTCCCGGCTGGTGGAGCGGGGCGCCAAGGTGCTCGAGGGCCTCAAGGAGCGGGGCCCTGGCTTCGTCACGGCGTCGGTCATCGACCCGTTCGGCAACGTGCTGGGCATCATGTTCAACCGGCACTACCTGTCCATCCTCGGGGCCCGCGATGCCGCGCGCTGAGCGAGGGGCGGCGGACGTGGCCCCGACACGGACGTTCCGGGGCGCGGCGGAGTTCGAGGCGTGGCTGGGTGAGAACGGCGGCGCCCACGCGGGGGTCTGGTTGAAGCTCGCGAAGAAGGGGACGGGGATTGCCTCGCTGACGGATGACGAGGCGGTCGACGTGGGGCTGTGTTTCGGATGGATTTCCAGTCAGCGGAAGTCGCTCGATGAGCGCTTCTATCTCCAGAAGTACGTGCCTCGCAGGCCGCGCAGTCGGTGGTCCTGCGTGAATGTCCGCAAGGTGGAGGTGCTGCAGGCCGAGGGGAGGATGAGGCCCTCGGGGCTGGCCGAGGTCGACGCCGCGAAGGCGGATGGCCGCTGGGCGGCGGCCTACGAGTCCCAGCGGAACGCCACGGTCCCCGAAGACCTGGCCGCCGCGCTGGCCGCGAATCCCCAGGCGGCGAGTGCCTTCGAGTCGCTGGGCAGGACGCGGCGATACGCGCTCATGTTGGACATCGTGACGGCGCGCGGCGCGGAGGCGCGAGCCAACCACCTGCGCCGCGTCGTCGAGTCCCTTGTGTCGCCGGGCACCACGGCTACGGCCGGGGCGCGGCGCTCGAAGCGGGCAACACGTTGAGGGTGAAGGACAGCTCGGGTCCGAACGCGGTGCCATCGCGTTGCATCCGCCACCGGTAGGTCACAAGGCCGACGGTGGAGGGCGCGGTGTGGGTGAAGGAGAACGTCTTCGCCTGTCCAAGGTGGATGGCCTCACCGGAGGCCAGCCTCAGGTCCTCGGTCCCATCAAGTGACAGGGCTTGGATGTCTTGGGCGGCGCTCCAGGACGTGGTGCCGGTGTTGGTCACCACCACGGTGCCGCTGAAGGACTGTCCGGCCTGGACGGAAGCCACCGCCGAGGTGGGGGGCGCGAAGCTCGCGTCCAGGGGTGGGGTGTCCAGGAAGGCGCCGAGAATCTGCTGCCGGAAGGGAAGGAACGTGGAGGTATGGGTGGAGGAGACACCGTAGAGCCTGGGGTCTCCGGGCTGCGGCTGTGGGAACAGCAGGTCGTTGCTCTGCACGAAGCGCAGGGAGCCGTTGGGGAAGGCCCCCGTGCTTCCACCCAGGTCTCGCCCCTTGCTGCGGTCGTGGCACCCGCCACAGGAGAGTGACTCCGCGCGCGCCACGATGTGATGGGGCGTCAGGGGGCTGCCGATGCGCTGGAGCTCCGTCTGGATGGCGTCGAGGAACGGGTTGGGGATGGGGCCTTTGTTGACCTGCGCGATGAAGTCATCCACGCCGTCGCGCATGAGCTGGGGGCTGGACTGGGCGGCGTTGTAGAGGTCGGGGACGACGTAGTTGAAGCGATGGAAGTCATCGACCGCGAGGCTCGCGACCTGGGTGATGAAGTAGTCTCGGAAGCTCACCGCGAGGGGGCTGGTGTTCTGGGTGTTGAAGAAGTCTCCCCGAGGGGTGGCCTTCGTGGTGACGGGGATGAAGCGCAGGGTGCAGCCCGTGATGTCACATTGATGCTTGAGCTTGAACTCGCGAAGCATCCAGGGCTCGGGAGACCCGACGCCCATCTGGATGAACTGATTGGTCCGGAGCTGTCCCGCGCCGGAAGGGTTGTCTCCATAGTTGCCGATGTGGATGACCGGGTTGCGGCTGGGGCCCACGCCCTCGAAGAAGAGCGACTTCACGAGGAGGCCGCGCTGGATGGGGTCATCGACGGTGGACAGGTGCGCCCACGCCTGCGCGACCGGGCGGCACCCCTCCAGTCCGAGCTCGGGCGTGGGATTGGGGAGGACTCCCTCGAAGATGAAGCGGTTCTTCGAGCGGGTCTGCGGGGACGGAACGAACTTGGCGAAGGACATCCGGTATTCGCCGCAGTGGGAGCCGTCCACCGGGGCCAGGTCGAAGCGGTTGAAGAGGCCCACCAGGATGTACCTGTCAATCGACGGGGGGGCTCCGGAGCCCGCGTCCGTGCCTTCGGTGGGCCTGCAGAAGTACGGCGCGCCGTTGAGGGTGTTGCCATGGTCGGAGCAGTGCGGGCCGCCGGGGAGGTCCGGTTGGCCTGGGGCGGCGTTCTGCGTGTCCCAGAGCTGGCGGAAGAGCTGCTCCGACGTGAAGCCCGTGTTGCCCGCCTGGGCGACGAGCTGGTCGAACACCATCCTCGGGGTGATGGTGGAGACGATGGAGTAGTCCGTGATGGCGAGCGAGCGCAGGGGGTCCAACGTCGCCGCGGTGATGGACGGACGATGTGCCAGGGAGGTGGCCTGGAGGCCACCCCGCTCGGAGTGAAGGGGCTCGGCGGAGGCGGAGCTTCCCTTCAAGAGGAGAAGCCCCACCCACAACAGGCAGGGTGAGAAGGAGTGTCGGGCCGGCATGGAGCCATTCCCCCGTGTGGAATCCGCTCAGGGATTTGAGAGGGTCTGGCCAGTAAATCAGTGCGCTGGGATGCGGCTGGTGATGTCTTTCCCAGGCCCGAGAGAGTGTTCTGTGGCTGTCATTCCCGCCGGTCCCCGTGGCGTCAGGCCTGTCTGCTCCGCCATTCGTCATACAGGCCCTGCTCCCCTGCGGGGCCAGGGTACCCGCACGATAGATGATCGGAATTGTTAGGAAGTCGCGGGCGAGGGTGGGCATCAGATCGCAGGTAGGGTTGGGTGCACTGTTGCCATGACCCGGACGAAAGAGATGCCCTCGAATGAAGAGATGTCCCTGCTACTCTTTGCGCGCTTTGCCGCCGTGGAGGACCCGCGGAGGCATGCGCACAAAGTGGTCTTTCCGCTTGAGTTGCTACTGCTCATCGTCTTCGGAGCGGCGCTGAGTGACATGCCAGGCTGGCAGGGGGCTGCGGACTTCGCGCGACTGAAGGAAGCATGGTTGCGAACGCTGTGCCCTTGGGATGGGGAGGGGACGCCGTCCGCCGACACCCTGGAGCGCGTCATGGGGATGCTGGACGTGGACCTCTTCGCAGAGGGCTTCTCTGCCTGGATGCGGGATGTGGCGGCACGACGAGCGTTGCCCGTGAACGGGGTGCAGCAGGTGGCAGTAGACGGCAAGAGTCTGCAGGGCGCACGGACACCGGGCGCACCGAGCGTGCCCATGCACCTTGTTCACACGTTTCTGGTGGAGGGACGCGACAGCCTGCTGGTGGGGCTTGCGCCCGCACCAGGTGGCGCCTCGGCCGAGGCGGCGGTCGCCGCAGACCTGCTGAGCCTGCTGGAACTCACTGACACCGTGGTAACAGGGGATGCCAACCTCCTGACGGGCGCACTGGCCGACAGCATCGTGGCCGCAGGGGGAGAATATGTCCTGTCCCTTAAGGGCAACCGTGGGCCCTCGCACGGGACGGTGCGCGAGGCGCTGTGCATCGCTGGCAACAAAGAGGTGTTGAATGAAGAGCGCGCGGAGTCCTTGTGCGACTCGCGCACGGACGGAGGGGAGGAGGCTGGCCATGGGCGAGAAGAGCGGCGGCGTGGTTGGGCGTTTGACGTGAAGCACTTCCCCAGAGTGTGGAGCTACCTTCCACACGCAAGGAGTGTGTTGGCGCTCGTTCGAGAGCGTACTGCGGTCACCCCAAACGGCTCAAAGACAAGCATCGAGCCACATTTCTTCGTCAGCACCCTCAATCCCACCAAGGCCGAAGCCATGGCGACCTTCGTGCGTGCGCACTGGGAAGTGGAGAATGGGTTGCATCAGCGCCTGGACGTTGTGCTGCATGAGGATGCCACTCGTATCCACAATGGCCCCGGCGCACAGAACCTCGCGGTAGTACGCCGAGCTGCCCTTGCAGTGCTGAAGACTGACACCACATACAAGGCCAGCCTGCCCAGGCGCGTCCGTCAGGCAGGGCATGACGATGCCTACCGCACCCACCTTCTCACTCTCGTCATTTCATAGACCTATCGTACGGGTGCCCTGCCTGCGGGGCGAAGGGGTCGGATTGGGAGGGATTGCGCCTGCGGGGGGCGGGCCATCTCCGCCTGGACGCGGGCCGTGGAGAGGCCGTGAGGTTCGCCGTCCTC from Myxococcus stipitatus carries:
- a CDS encoding WD40 repeat domain-containing protein gives rise to the protein MRRIGIAAVLSLTVLGACSKASGPEEPSEPPVSSAAPFRPCGAIGAGALAESALSPDGTVLAAATLSGQLVLYRYADGTRLNTLWDLPGQQVGVAFSKDGRLLVAANRTEARVWSFPDLTPVRTFKHPHSDRTTALAISPDGALLATGGFDAANKDVAIVRIWSMTDGSLQGTWSQSYEQIVQSLAFAPDGTSLAVALTHGVRLVRAPDASEQRRLSLSGRQLSWSSDGRLLASGGQVVDVATTSVVKPMETSLILGTSTFSADGSLYAEGAEAGVTVYRTSDWTKLHVFPRRATSPSRLAFSQDNTELLADMGVSHFGCNGTGQLCVDGGNQVLIHSLLAPETTRTLSLGPSMTGDVTFSPDGSLLATTADNVLSIWKTSDLSPVAAPPIQYPWHVQFSPDLGRIRVDSSILDLATGQELQQLNGGALSPDFKMSARLQLGEDKVLLHDVATGKLLKEVVIKDGLFVSGFSPDGRLLTVTGLSVGVDLHVVDVANGKVRHFFELEHPQGGTFTRVSPNGRWLASTGQQGFSPLMVLGLEDERRTSLENGFTAAFSPDSTVLAAGNAKAEVLLWRTSDFLVRERLLGHGISAQREQYPQSVIGVAFARTGQLATLGSDRTVRLWCSQ
- a CDS encoding bifunctional metallophosphatase/5'-nucleotidase translates to MPSSTRPLRFGLLSALLAACASAPPAPEAAPQVPPAASAAPAAPEPLRITVVGTNDLHGWVMSSRATLPNGAAVEQGGLAAFAGYLSILRAENPDGVLLLDGGDMFQGTLASNLTEGAVVIDAMNTLGYVATALGNHEFDFGPVGPRSVGLDGDDPFGALKARIAQARFPVMGVNVSDSQTGVVPTWLGNDGTLLVERRGVRIGILGLATPHTPQVTNPVNVESLRFAPMAPVALAAAKGLRARGAEVVVAVAHAGAVCKRHDNPRDASSCDRGDSEMVELLEALPEGTLDAVVAGHTHQPVGHFIHGTPVIETSGKGRAFGLVELYVDPVTRKVLPERTRLEGSIPVCARVDAAVGTCDERKLKDTKQVELVPATFRGQPVVVDAAMDAQLTQALAQVEEMQRRPLGVRVPAALTRNYEAESPLGSVLSDALRELTKADIALLNSGGLRAELPAGELTYGTLFEVLPFDNTIAVLTVSKDELRRLLESAYARKGIYQVSGLKVRVETCNGVSRLASVTLANGKPLPANKRFRVAMPDFLARGGGGLDEVLKTLAPESIDLGERQTLTLRDGLIEHWKARGKPLVAPVPGRLVRTAGAANCAPPPVDGAGDAAKASSK
- a CDS encoding TonB-dependent receptor; translation: MKTPFVRGGGAFALLLVALVAALPVTALAAGQNYGRMAGYVYDPTGAALAEVPLTVSGPALQQPLSRTSGEDGRFEFDTLPPGEGYVLEVNVPGFTPIKKTGITVLLGQATQVDVKLEVFTETQAVATYEIVEKVNPIINPDSAQTGAVMTAEKAATSPVFTQVQAMPQLVAGVGQGNAPSLRAGLSRYGKFYIDGMDTSDVVDGSISSPMSFYAVENFEVITGGLDAQYNSLGLIENVVSKSGSNKFTYDVTMILSPAWANAKYRGAANQSPNVANYTQNEVPLSETAFYSPLVGVGGPIIKDKLWFYFSGQWNFSKRETPLGEENRPSNTETRLARLKLTWQPTPKDRVSLAFNYDNNTITNQVSSTFASREAETQIDRGGFFTIVNYDRSFTENVLFQLQTGITYKDIWNGPMNEDSQDIAHIYNSTTYRNAGALRNEVGNLVTEERMRFQFDPTLLFKVKNHQMKAGVQVSYLSGDKTAQVIGNRRFNDRNGECNPDDPATFQYCNERIDFYNSDGVQAPLSTEASVLTTGAFIQDRWNVNRYLTLVAGLRADVGRLYGDNNQFITNLVGIGPRVSATYDIFGNRSTLVKAHYGRSNEVGDVFIAQHANPELLQVRSTFAGGAFADCTPDTVGNAQCSISGGASGRFFDKSSHTPPSVDELSFGLHHAISEGAVIGTDLTYRKYNNMWVDEEINRIWDPSGQRVIGYVDNVPHTVVKIHNPDSAWRDYKGVDLWAQGRTGPWDLLASYTLGFSNGTVGDYFDGYGANPRFKRFFEGPSPEDIRHTIKGAVGYTTTFGLDFGVRFNYRTGAPMWMFQEGAVDRQRVVRSPRGTGHAYNTGNGLPDFNDPSAVSELRQPSQFLFDVQARYDLNRIVKTQETKMELTLILFNVLNNSDVTFVQEQWRATNNRFGTATSRRSPMQAELLLRVRN
- a CDS encoding PaxA, translated to MFAQQHTDPPSRILGFAAFSIAVHVGVAAALGWILKPMVVEAEVPIDVVLSLVKAPPPPPPPPPPPAARKTTPRTVEKKPKTELRQPVEVKPVVEQKPLEPEPEPEAPEPEAPVEGGVEGGVEGGVAGGVVGGVVGGVVGGVVGGTVSEPVKPKNVPPFVIQRDVVRQSPPKLSEVFKQSHRGQTLQGIYKVCVATNGSVYEVTPVKSVPGADDDIIQGLKAGWEYKPQKVPVCFLYNIPITIQ